The proteins below come from a single Pyramidobacter porci genomic window:
- a CDS encoding DUF370 domain-containing protein, producing the protein MARTLVHVGFGNMIVAERIVAIIQPASSPVKRLKEEARAAGRLIDATKGRKTRAIIVTDSNHVLLSAIQPETIVNRISEGDSADDEE; encoded by the coding sequence ATGGCGCGAACGCTTGTGCATGTCGGGTTCGGCAATATGATCGTGGCCGAACGGATCGTGGCGATCATCCAACCCGCGTCTTCTCCCGTCAAAAGGCTCAAGGAAGAGGCACGCGCGGCCGGCCGTCTGATCGACGCCACGAAAGGGCGCAAAACAAGGGCGATCATCGTGACGGACAGCAATCACGTTCTGCTTTCGGCCATTCAGCCGGAAACCATCGTCAATCGTATTTCAGAAGGGGACAGCGCCGATGACGAAGAATAG
- a CDS encoding lysophospholipid acyltransferase family protein, giving the protein MFRAFLYWLAKHLCFAVLKIHNGLKVTGRELVPNDRPVIVAANHVSNLDPVVVGCVFPGRLRPLGKEELFQINPFFTWLMNNLGVISVSRTTEKAAALALKKFLSLLKNGESLMIFPEGARSFDGRLKPLEGGVAVLATSVDAPVIPLYIEGTYEAMPVGSSKIKRSPITAHFGPPIMPLPKERRGSLKEERERIRVTLQNELERMEKESIG; this is encoded by the coding sequence ATGTTTAGAGCGTTCCTGTACTGGCTTGCCAAACACCTTTGTTTTGCTGTTTTGAAAATTCACAACGGCTTGAAAGTGACCGGGAGAGAGCTTGTGCCCAACGACCGCCCCGTGATCGTCGCCGCGAATCATGTCAGCAACCTCGATCCCGTCGTGGTAGGATGCGTGTTCCCGGGGCGGCTCCGTCCGCTCGGCAAGGAAGAGCTTTTTCAGATCAACCCGTTTTTCACCTGGCTCATGAACAATCTCGGCGTGATCTCCGTCAGCCGGACGACGGAAAAAGCCGCCGCGCTGGCGTTGAAAAAATTCCTTTCCCTGCTGAAAAACGGCGAAAGCCTGATGATTTTTCCCGAAGGGGCGCGGTCGTTCGACGGCCGCCTCAAGCCGCTTGAAGGAGGCGTCGCCGTGCTGGCGACCAGCGTAGACGCCCCCGTGATCCCGCTGTATATCGAAGGGACTTATGAGGCCATGCCCGTAGGTTCCTCCAAAATCAAGCGCAGTCCCATTACGGCGCATTTTGGCCCCCCCATCATGCCGCTCCCCAAGGAACGGCGGGGCTCGTTGAAAGAGGAGCGTGAACGGATACGAGTCACTCTTCAGAACGAACTGGAACGTATGGAAAAGGAGAGCATTGGCTAA
- a CDS encoding YicC/YloC family endoribonuclease: MLYSMTGFHRVRKDSPWGTLAVELSSVNSRYLEIAVRADRELSSFEPLIQNALRSRLARGKVVARAEIRWAPALMRERLNGDVLRDYYREIQELQGELGGPVPAVTSLLCLPGVTESSSLMDKTSGEVQPALFELLDQCADGLIKMRGAEGEALERDIMQNLEEYDGLLEKIAARWQSISPQFFDDYRAKITKTIAQLGYEADPARLAQELVVLADKWDISEELTRSSSHTSQFRTLLKNGGPVGRKLDFLVQEMNREINTMGSKSASTELRWLVVDGKTLLERIREQIQNVE; encoded by the coding sequence ATGCTTTACAGCATGACAGGTTTTCATCGCGTCAGGAAAGATTCTCCATGGGGAACCCTTGCCGTGGAACTTTCCAGCGTCAATTCCCGCTATCTGGAAATCGCCGTGCGCGCCGACCGGGAACTTTCGAGTTTTGAACCGCTGATCCAAAACGCCCTGCGCAGCCGTCTGGCGCGCGGCAAAGTCGTGGCGCGCGCGGAGATCAGATGGGCGCCGGCGCTGATGCGCGAACGCCTGAACGGCGACGTCCTGCGGGACTATTACCGGGAGATCCAGGAACTGCAGGGCGAACTCGGCGGGCCGGTGCCCGCGGTGACAAGTCTGCTTTGTCTGCCCGGCGTCACCGAGTCCTCTTCCCTGATGGACAAAACCTCCGGCGAAGTCCAGCCGGCGTTGTTCGAACTGCTGGATCAGTGCGCGGACGGCCTGATAAAAATGCGCGGGGCCGAAGGCGAGGCGCTTGAGCGCGACATCATGCAGAATCTCGAAGAGTACGACGGCCTTCTGGAGAAAATCGCCGCTCGGTGGCAGAGCATCTCGCCGCAGTTTTTCGACGACTATCGCGCCAAAATCACGAAAACGATCGCGCAGCTCGGCTATGAGGCGGACCCGGCTCGTTTGGCCCAGGAACTCGTGGTCCTGGCGGATAAGTGGGACATCTCCGAAGAATTGACCCGTTCGTCGAGCCACACGTCCCAGTTCCGCACGCTTTTGAAAAACGGCGGACCGGTGGGACGCAAGCTGGACTTTCTGGTGCAGGAAATGAACCGGGAAATCAACACGATGGGCTCCAAATCGGCCAGCACCGAGCTTCGCTGGCTTGTGGTGGACGGCAAGACGCTGCTCGAACGTATCCGCGAGCAGATCCAGAACGTGGAGTAG
- the hflX gene encoding GTPase HflX, producing the protein MITGLELPLRDDLDLLLEELRLLLANIDVEVVAVSTQKKDRPDPAFLLGAGKVDELKILAHASEADLIVCNDLLTPIQLSNMRRKTDCEVWDRALVIMKIFERRAATAEAKLQVDLARCRYEMPHIRGLGKQMSNAGAGIGTRGPGETEFERHRRKLQARIVEASRKLEEMKKRRQGQRKQRRRSGIPTVALVGYTNSGKTTLLKRLSGDKKLYAADQLFATLDTAVRSVRLPSGKNILMADTVGFIRELPPELIAAFRTTLEEACQADMLLVVLDANDPDLTATYDVIQQTLDEIGAAALPRAVVLNKVDRSGLFRVDRIKAQLRRDGLPVCALSALTGEGVENLWGVFDWLAVRRS; encoded by the coding sequence GTGATCACCGGCCTGGAACTGCCGCTGCGCGACGATCTGGATCTGCTTCTGGAAGAACTGCGCCTGCTGTTGGCGAACATCGACGTGGAAGTCGTCGCCGTTTCTACGCAGAAAAAAGACCGCCCCGACCCTGCCTTTCTGCTGGGAGCCGGCAAAGTGGACGAGCTGAAAATCTTGGCTCATGCCTCGGAAGCCGATCTGATCGTCTGCAACGACTTGCTGACGCCGATCCAACTCAGCAACATGCGGCGGAAGACCGACTGCGAGGTGTGGGACCGGGCGCTGGTCATCATGAAGATCTTCGAGCGCCGCGCCGCGACCGCCGAGGCCAAACTGCAGGTGGATCTGGCGCGGTGCCGTTACGAAATGCCTCACATTCGCGGCTTGGGAAAGCAGATGTCGAACGCCGGAGCCGGAATCGGCACGCGCGGCCCCGGCGAAACCGAGTTCGAACGGCACCGCCGCAAGCTGCAGGCCCGCATCGTCGAAGCTTCGCGCAAACTGGAGGAGATGAAAAAGCGCCGCCAGGGGCAGCGGAAGCAGCGCCGCCGCAGCGGCATTCCCACGGTGGCTCTGGTAGGCTACACGAACAGCGGCAAGACCACGCTGCTGAAGCGTCTCAGCGGCGACAAAAAACTTTACGCCGCCGATCAGCTCTTCGCGACGCTGGACACGGCGGTCCGTTCGGTTCGTCTGCCGTCGGGGAAAAACATCCTCATGGCCGATACCGTGGGATTCATCCGCGAACTTCCGCCGGAATTGATCGCGGCCTTTCGGACGACTCTGGAAGAAGCCTGTCAGGCGGATATGCTTCTTGTGGTGCTCGACGCCAACGATCCCGATCTGACGGCGACGTACGACGTGATCCAGCAGACTCTTGACGAGATCGGCGCGGCTGCGCTCCCAAGGGCCGTGGTGCTGAACAAGGTCGATCGGTCGGGGCTCTTTCGGGTCGATCGGATCAAAGCGCAGCTGAGGCGTGACGGACTGCCGGTATGCGCTTTGAGCGCGCTGACGGGCGAAGGCGTCGAAAACCTGTGGGGAGTTTTCGATTGGCTTGCCGTGCGCCGCAGCTGA
- a CDS encoding DNA-directed RNA polymerase subunit omega, which translates to MNFHNLDKIMDNVNVHNKYLLTAIIAQRARQISEVKGVNGILEKHPGEKAIALALCDMEDGNVSVQLQAETIPDAIENELESEAAFEEEQKKLERAAEKKSSGSADGRRK; encoded by the coding sequence ATGAATTTTCATAATCTGGATAAGATAATGGACAACGTAAACGTGCACAACAAGTACCTTCTCACGGCGATCATCGCGCAGAGGGCGCGCCAGATCAGCGAAGTGAAGGGAGTCAACGGGATCCTTGAGAAGCATCCCGGCGAAAAGGCCATCGCTTTGGCGCTGTGCGACATGGAGGATGGAAACGTCAGCGTGCAGCTGCAGGCCGAAACGATCCCCGACGCCATCGAGAACGAGCTGGAGTCGGAAGCGGCGTTCGAGGAGGAACAGAAGAAGCTGGAACGCGCCGCGGAGAAAAAAAGTTCCGGATCTGCGGACGGTCGTCGGAAATAA
- a CDS encoding primosomal protein N' family DNA-binding protein has product MFQLQVLIPGPWWHELTYLTDCDVPPGARVLVPMGQGVRVGLAAGRTQSAASIPLKNVLRILDAQPVLNRSYLQAVHEIARAFLCSPSEILRLLVPASFWRREAFAPYGESGKIPFSFEFCYRYDDEERWRFYREKILACRRGALALFPEREQAQRFYKSLLGAVPKERLIPWPASGAQAATKSWRQALSRDDIVIIGGPGAAAAPLATPGLFIVDEEANPSWRSKKRPSFSLRSFAAARARAAGGCLVVGGRVPSSRVFKNFHPAERKTPARSVVRILDFHGASQLPFRGMQFPLPLADVLVTETLRHAADKRVVFWLLDRRGVSGELQCADCGRAVQCPRCGAAMAFERDEMRCPLCGAKANVPGVCPQCGGRMFQGTSPGLEALQPMAQNLLGDSPVCLWHAENPSNLTEGRRRLAELKQKGGLLLGSRRALSLLDQIHPALIAWLDADAEARQPDYASHFSAFSMFEESLWRGREARTVMFQTRRPGQSVLKSLQAGWSYFWREELAERSAFSFPPCSHMVKMELPKGWKEKDDFVFGLDEAGFTTMQSDAAGAALTVFTARMAPLRRYLEKYFTIRNSRRGFPSVKVCSD; this is encoded by the coding sequence ATGTTTCAACTGCAGGTTTTGATCCCCGGGCCATGGTGGCATGAACTGACGTATCTGACGGACTGCGACGTGCCACCCGGTGCGCGCGTGCTCGTTCCGATGGGGCAGGGCGTCCGCGTCGGCCTTGCGGCGGGAAGGACGCAATCCGCGGCGTCGATCCCGCTGAAAAACGTTCTGCGGATCCTCGACGCTCAGCCGGTGCTGAACCGTTCGTATCTGCAGGCCGTACATGAAATCGCCCGGGCCTTTTTGTGTTCGCCGTCGGAAATCCTGCGGCTGCTGGTACCGGCGTCATTTTGGCGAAGAGAAGCTTTTGCGCCGTACGGAGAGAGCGGAAAAATCCCGTTCTCGTTTGAATTCTGTTATCGCTATGACGATGAAGAGCGCTGGCGCTTCTATCGCGAAAAAATCCTCGCCTGCCGCCGTGGCGCGCTGGCGCTCTTTCCGGAACGGGAACAGGCGCAAAGATTTTATAAAAGCTTGCTCGGGGCGGTCCCAAAGGAACGCCTGATCCCGTGGCCGGCGTCGGGCGCTCAGGCGGCGACCAAGAGCTGGCGCCAGGCGCTGTCCCGCGACGACATCGTGATCATCGGCGGTCCGGGCGCGGCGGCTGCGCCGCTTGCCACGCCGGGACTGTTCATCGTCGACGAAGAAGCGAATCCATCCTGGCGCAGCAAAAAACGCCCGTCGTTCTCGCTGAGGAGCTTTGCCGCGGCCCGCGCCCGCGCCGCCGGCGGCTGCCTGGTCGTGGGCGGGAGGGTACCGTCGTCGCGAGTGTTCAAAAACTTTCACCCGGCCGAGCGGAAAACGCCGGCGCGGTCCGTCGTGCGCATCCTTGACTTTCACGGCGCTTCGCAGCTTCCGTTCAGGGGGATGCAGTTCCCGCTGCCTCTTGCCGACGTGCTTGTGACGGAAACGCTGCGGCATGCGGCCGACAAGCGCGTCGTCTTCTGGCTTTTGGACCGGCGCGGCGTGAGCGGCGAGCTGCAGTGCGCCGATTGCGGCCGGGCGGTGCAGTGTCCGCGCTGCGGCGCCGCCATGGCTTTTGAACGGGACGAGATGCGCTGTCCGCTCTGCGGCGCCAAGGCGAACGTGCCTGGAGTCTGCCCGCAGTGCGGCGGGCGGATGTTCCAGGGCACCTCTCCCGGTCTGGAAGCGCTTCAGCCGATGGCGCAGAATCTTTTGGGTGACAGCCCCGTGTGCCTCTGGCACGCTGAAAACCCCTCGAACCTGACCGAAGGGCGCCGCCGGCTTGCCGAACTGAAGCAAAAAGGCGGACTTTTGCTCGGCTCGCGGCGGGCCTTGAGTCTGCTCGATCAGATACATCCGGCGCTGATCGCGTGGCTGGACGCTGACGCGGAAGCGCGCCAGCCCGATTATGCGTCACACTTCTCAGCGTTTTCCATGTTCGAGGAATCCCTGTGGCGAGGACGGGAAGCGCGCACGGTCATGTTTCAGACGCGCCGCCCCGGGCAGTCGGTCCTCAAATCTCTTCAGGCCGGCTGGAGCTATTTCTGGCGGGAAGAACTGGCGGAAAGAAGCGCCTTCTCTTTTCCCCCTTGTTCGCACATGGTCAAAATGGAACTGCCGAAAGGCTGGAAGGAGAAGGACGACTTTGTCTTCGGACTTGACGAAGCCGGTTTTACGACCATGCAGTCCGATGCGGCCGGCGCGGCGCTGACCGTCTTTACCGCGCGCATGGCGCCGTTGCGGCGTTATCTTGAAAAATATTTCACCATCCGGAATTCCCGCCGAGGTTTTCCCAGCGTCAAAGTGTGCTCGGACTGA
- the cmk gene encoding (d)CMP kinase, with translation MNWTGVIAIDGPAGAGKSTVAKLVASKLGISYLDTGALYRALAYYLDSLSIPAQESPELRKALFDVTVEIRASSVFLNGTDVSSLIRTPAVDRIASLYSALPSVREKLLMLQRDQALKGGLVADGRDMGTVVFPYAPVKVFLTAQAEVRAQRRYDELASRGVKVDYRKLLDEILQRDEADAKRSIAPLKQAPGAVLLDSSSMNAEQVADAIADIARAVCHV, from the coding sequence GTGAACTGGACGGGAGTTATCGCCATCGACGGCCCTGCGGGCGCCGGCAAAAGCACCGTAGCCAAGCTTGTGGCCTCGAAACTGGGCATCAGTTATCTTGACACGGGAGCGCTCTATCGGGCGCTGGCTTATTACCTCGACAGCCTTTCGATCCCCGCGCAGGAGAGCCCGGAACTTAGAAAGGCCCTTTTCGACGTAACGGTGGAGATCCGCGCTTCCTCCGTTTTTCTCAACGGCACGGACGTTTCTTCCTTGATCCGTACGCCGGCGGTCGACAGGATCGCCTCGCTTTATTCCGCGCTGCCCTCGGTGCGCGAAAAACTGCTGATGCTTCAGCGCGATCAGGCTCTCAAAGGCGGTCTGGTGGCCGACGGGCGCGATATGGGCACCGTGGTTTTTCCGTATGCGCCGGTCAAGGTGTTTTTGACGGCTCAGGCTGAAGTGCGCGCACAGCGCCGTTATGACGAACTGGCGTCCCGCGGTGTGAAGGTCGATTATCGGAAACTGCTCGATGAGATTCTCCAGCGGGACGAAGCCGACGCCAAGCGAAGCATCGCGCCGCTGAAGCAGGCGCCCGGCGCCGTGCTGCTTGACTCGTCCTCGATGAACGCCGAACAGGTGGCGGACGCGATCGCCGATATCGCGCGGGCGGTGTGCCATGTTTAG
- the gmk gene encoding guanylate kinase, translating to MTKNRKGTLFVLSGPSGAGKGTIRARVFEALDGLSYSVSCTTRAPRDGERDGVDYRFVTPEDFAAHIAAGDFLEWADVHRHRYGTLKSDVEKVLNEGKDMFLEIDVQGALQVKKKMPEAVTLFVVPPSIEVLEKRLRGRHTEGEAELRLRLRNAVEEMKQRDRYDFVVVNDSLDEAVDRVCRFVEQRRQAL from the coding sequence ATGACGAAGAATAGGAAGGGAACGCTGTTCGTCCTTTCCGGACCCAGCGGCGCCGGAAAAGGCACGATCCGCGCCAGAGTTTTCGAGGCGCTTGATGGATTGAGCTATTCCGTTTCCTGTACCACCCGTGCTCCGCGCGACGGAGAACGGGACGGCGTAGACTATCGTTTCGTCACGCCGGAAGATTTTGCGGCGCATATCGCGGCGGGAGACTTCCTCGAATGGGCCGACGTGCATCGCCACCGCTACGGGACTTTGAAAAGCGATGTGGAAAAGGTCTTGAACGAAGGCAAGGACATGTTTCTGGAGATCGACGTGCAGGGAGCGCTTCAAGTCAAGAAAAAGATGCCCGAAGCCGTAACGCTTTTCGTTGTGCCGCCGTCCATCGAAGTCCTTGAAAAGCGTCTCAGAGGGCGGCATACCGAAGGCGAAGCCGAGCTGCGGCTTCGCCTTCGGAACGCCGTTGAAGAAATGAAACAGCGGGACCGCTACGATTTCGTGGTGGTCAACGATTCCCTGGACGAAGCGGTGGACCGCGTGTGCCGCTTCGTGGAGCAGCGCCGTCAGGCTCTTTGA
- a CDS encoding pseudouridine synthase produces MRLNKYLALCGVGSRRKVEGFIFAGRVVCGGYQVTEPGYDVPDGEIVTVDDVEVRPERKIYMVIHKPRGYICAVSDRSYPVILDLLPREYDYYRLFPIGRLDLQSEGLLMLTNDGDFSQEMIHPRAGITKEYEVLLDRVPDEREIRQLREGTIFEGKRLHPVGVDFLRREPEGRWLRFVLNEGVKREIRLIAESAGLKVQVLFRRRIGRMELRHLKSGCAREYSADQLRRMIRHGGAV; encoded by the coding sequence ATGAGGCTGAATAAATATCTGGCCCTCTGCGGAGTCGGCTCGCGACGCAAGGTCGAAGGGTTCATCTTCGCCGGACGCGTCGTTTGCGGAGGCTATCAGGTCACCGAGCCGGGCTACGACGTTCCCGACGGGGAGATCGTCACGGTCGACGACGTAGAAGTCCGTCCGGAGAGAAAAATCTACATGGTCATCCATAAGCCGCGCGGCTATATCTGCGCCGTGAGCGACCGCAGTTATCCCGTGATCCTCGATCTGCTGCCGCGCGAGTACGACTATTACCGTCTGTTTCCCATCGGGCGTCTGGATCTGCAGAGCGAAGGGCTTTTGATGCTGACGAACGACGGGGATTTCTCGCAGGAGATGATCCACCCCCGCGCGGGGATCACGAAAGAATATGAAGTTTTGCTCGACCGCGTGCCGGACGAACGGGAAATACGGCAGCTCCGGGAAGGAACGATTTTCGAAGGGAAAAGGCTCCATCCCGTCGGCGTCGATTTTTTGCGACGGGAGCCGGAGGGGCGGTGGCTGCGCTTCGTCCTGAACGAAGGTGTCAAGCGCGAGATACGTCTTATCGCCGAGAGCGCCGGGCTGAAAGTCCAGGTGCTGTTTCGCCGCCGGATCGGCCGTATGGAACTGCGACATTTGAAAAGCGGCTGCGCCCGTGAGTACAGCGCAGATCAGCTGCGCCGCATGATCCGGCACGGCGGCGCCGTATAG
- the scpB gene encoding SMC-Scp complex subunit ScpB — MSSSRQEEPENLLLRQIEAILFVASDGASVSEISLATGRPAASVRKALTQLSESYALSHGLEVVELGGKWFMTTADDLSETMDKFRAADESERVRLTRASLETLAVIAYSQPVTRSEIEAIRGVRCDRVIDTLLGYGLARIAGRRKSTGSPLLYRTTTKFLEIFGLGAISDLPTIDELEELKRHRPETENPSAGLATVPETESEAAEDEAE, encoded by the coding sequence ATGTCTTCATCACGGCAAGAAGAGCCTGAAAATCTTCTGCTGCGGCAGATCGAAGCGATCCTCTTCGTCGCGTCCGACGGCGCTTCCGTGTCGGAGATTTCGCTGGCGACGGGCCGGCCGGCGGCCTCGGTGCGCAAGGCGTTGACTCAGTTGAGCGAAAGTTACGCCCTTTCGCACGGTCTGGAAGTCGTCGAACTCGGCGGGAAATGGTTCATGACGACCGCCGACGATCTGAGCGAAACCATGGATAAATTTCGCGCCGCCGACGAGAGCGAACGCGTCAGGCTGACGCGGGCGTCTCTTGAGACTCTGGCGGTGATCGCTTACAGCCAGCCGGTGACCCGTTCCGAGATTGAGGCGATTCGCGGCGTGCGCTGCGACCGCGTCATCGACACGCTGCTCGGGTACGGACTGGCGCGCATTGCCGGACGGCGGAAAAGCACCGGTTCGCCTCTTCTGTACCGCACGACGACGAAATTCCTGGAGATCTTCGGGCTGGGGGCCATCTCCGATTTGCCGACGATCGACGAACTCGAAGAGCTGAAGCGGCACCGTCCGGAAACGGAAAATCCTTCTGCGGGACTGGCAACGGTTCCGGAAACGGAAAGCGAGGCCGCCGAGGATGAGGCTGAATAA